The region TTGTGTAATGTGTCTATTCATTTTACTCCTGGTTTACCAGCAAGCTGGGGACATTGGAGACATGATGGATAATTggtttatctattcattcattcattcattcattcattcagtaaatattgtgCTCCCACCATGTGCTTTGCCATTgtgttaaaaattcagaaataaaacttAAGTTGTAGAATTATTTTGTCCCTATTTTCATTGAATGATAATTTGTTtagttaaatgtttaaaataaaactccAACCAAATAAAGAGTAATGTAAGTGGTAACAATTTGATACCTATTAAAGAAGAATTGGAGCCATTGATTTAAGCATTTGCCTCAGGATAAATTATCTCACTCGTAACTGATATAAATGATACTTAGATGTGACTTTGGACATAGAGTTTTGAGTTGATACTGGAACAAGTTATGGCTATTGGGATGGAAAGAGTCTATTCTGCATGTGAGGAGAACATGAGAAACTGAGACAAATTTTGGATGCCTGCCATATCCCTAATAAGATatctacaaaaataaacaacttttTATGAggaattcataaaaaaaaaaagatggggaaaATTCCTAGAACAAAGCCCGTGGGTCTCCAGTTTGATAATGGTTACTGGCTATGCAGTGAAATTAATGTGTAAGGTTGACTTTAACATTATGTATTTCTGACTATTTCTGACTTCTGGGGATTAAAAGACATTATGAAAGTTTTCAGAGAGAAAATATGGCACATACGAATATCTGGAATTAAAAATTGCATtgaaattctcaaaataattctgGAAGTAAATGGAGTGAATAATTCTGAGTAAATAATATCTTCCAGTTCAAACTCTATACCTTGCTAGAATTCAATTAAGTCTAAAGTGTAGATGAAAAGGAAATGTTCAGATCAGCAGTCTCAAACAGCACATCACCCAGACACCTGTTCTCAGCATGGGACCAGGGAATATGTTCTACCAACATGCAATAGCACACTAAGAAAGATGCAAAGGGGGCTCAAGGAAATAGGACATCCAGGACAAGACGAGGCAGCGGGAATCCTAGTGTGATAGCTGTGTGGCACATTTATAGGCACCCAGTCCAGACAGAaacgtgaggtgatacctcatgtaGAAAAAGACATGTGATACATCACTCTTCCAGGGCTAGCAATGTGAAAAAGAGGATGGATAGGTGATTTATACACCCCTTGTAAGGTATTAGAAGATAAAATTATGCTTTACAAAAATAAGCCAATAAAGAATAGGAAATTACtaaaagttttgaaataataCTGAAGAGAGTAAAAATGAATCTGACCAAACATTCAGATACAATTATAGTGGAAGGAGATGGGGAAAGGAAGGACGCTTTAAGAAGACTAACAGCTCACCATCCACAGTAAGGAGTCAGCTAATGTCTACACCCTGTCTGTGACTCTAGGTGTCTTCTTGGTCACAAATGAACaagtatattttgcatttataattTTCCCAGTTGAAAAGTGTCATTCTGGAGAGTGGAAGGGGTGTGGGCAGATGAAGAATTAACATGTGCTGGACCTTGGCAGTTGTGTCCCAAAGGCTGTAATGGAAGTTAAACTGCAATTTTAGAAACAGATCCAAAAGACTTTAAGCACCTGGCTAGTCTGTATAAATATTGCTCTTTGCATTTCTGAAGTCATgtgaatgaagacacagaggttTTCTCTTTAGTCAGGTTTGAACTTAGCTCTAGGCCTTTCAGAACCACTTGTTTTGTTCTGTGaacaatattttttcatttccttcatttatATAACCAAATTTCCCACAAAACATGGGGAGCTCAGTATCAGTTTCAGCGTCTATCACCTCTTAATCATATTTATTGAAGCCATATTTGGCTCTGGGCTGTAGAAATgaaacagagaggaagagagagagagagagagagaaggcaggggtTGGGATTATTTTGGGAGTATCAAAAAATACCCTAAAGAGATAGCAACTGTCAATTTGCAACATGCAAATTCGtgcatatttattttaagtgaattGAGCACTCAGTTTGAGAAAACAATTTTTCAGATGGGATCTCAGAGCAAATTGCCTTTGAGTTTGGGAAAATAAGCCCAGTGTGTATCTGAGAGAAGACACTTTGCTTGTCATAGGCGCCGGATGTCGGAGGAAATGTACGCGGTGGGGAAGAAACCTTTGTGTTATTATCGCTTCCTTTCAGGCAGAGGCATGATTAAACCTCATCTTGATAattttcccccaccaaaaaagaaaaggcattttgTCATATGTTTCAATGTTTACTAATGTGAAAGATGGGAGAGCATGTCTATAAGGACCCAAAATGAGGGCTTAGAAGAGGACAAGCTTCCAGCAGGGGGTCGGAAGAAGATGCTGGTGGAAACTGGGATATGAAACAAGTCGAAGATCGTAAGATCCATCAGTTACTGATTTACATTTTGTAAGTTTCTGTTGAAAGTTCTCCTAAAATAGCATTGTGTCCAAACCCCAAAGACCATCTTCAGTCTATTTCTGGTCTAAATCTCAAGTTTAATTTCTAATTATTCTCTGCAAACTTAGTGAACTATTATACACTACTCCCAGAAAACATCATAAACAGGCATTTCTTCAGGTCTTTTTCTGGCAGGTGTGGTGTGATTTCACCAAAGGAGAGGAGGTGAATGAAAAATTCCTAAGGCTATCATTTGAAGTCTTGGTTCAAATGTTACTTTCTCTGGGAAACTCTTCCTTGAATTCTACACACTCCTTACCAAGTAGAACTGTTTCatcctgctgtgtgtcccagcagcCTCTGACATATTGGCAATACCATATCATTTATCTTTGCTCTACTCTGTTAGATTGTGAGCTGGACGAGGGCTGGGACCATGGTGTTTATCTCTGCACACTCGCTGATGAGCAGTGTCAGACACTGAAGATCCCttttggatgaatggataagtgaATGAGGTTTATTAATTCCAATAACACACTGGTTGGGTCCACCACTTCCTGAAGACCGAGTGGGAAGATGGCCCATGGGTTAATACTTCTGTGTTATGAAAGGTATGCTAATATATCTTTTAGTGTCCCTTGGTCACAAACATCTTAAGTTTCTTGGAGTAAGAGCAAAAATTTTATCACAAACCAGAGAGACAACACAGAAACACAATTTGTAGTATCTTACCATTTAATAAGGAGCCATTCAAGGTTATGTCCGTGATTAAACTGAAATAAAGAGTCCCAAATCTGTGAATCTCACCTGTGTCTTCATTTTACTACGGTCCATCTAGTTACGCTATTCAAATGAATACATTAGTTTAGCTCATTTAAACATACTGCTCAGTCCAACACTGCTTAGATCTATTTATAGGATATATTATCAAGTCATGTTCCTCAGTGTTTCCACAGTTCCATCCTTGCCATCACAAAAATTAAACCAGCAGAGAGTCAACTTGATGCTTTAGCAGACAATGGAGTCTTTAGTGTGGAATATCTTAGCTTTCACACTCTGCTAGGAATGGGTCCTGGGAGTTAGAACTCTGACTGTCCAATTTCTGAAACCATCTGCTGCAGAGAGCCATATAAACAGAGTCcaaaaaacaggaagaaagagaaagcctTTAAATATTGTAGTCAGAGACAAATCCAGAGATTCAGAGACTAAGACATACTCATACTTGCAAACAGTGCTTCAAATTTAGATTAGGTGCGAAGCCAAGTATGTCTAAAGCACAGTGGGAGTGCTTCCGGCATAGGGATGGCTAAACTGGGtcacaggcagagaaggctcGAGGAGAGGAGCAcagtctctttctgttctgcatttcttTCTCACTTCCTCAGTCTCTGCTAAACCATCTCATTTTTCAGTTCTGTGAATCTTGCTGGTTTCAGGCAGAATTAACCTCCAGGAGTCTCAAATCTCTATTTCACACTCATCCCTATTCAGGAACTCAATTTGGCTCTTCATTATAACAAGAAAAACCCTGGTGATCTTAATCAGCTGGGGAACTTATCTGTCGGACAGATGTCTTCAGAATGAAGATAACCATTAGTGTTACAAGCCAACCCATCCCAACTGACCATCCGGAGACACTGTGAGAGGAAGCCCACCGAGGCTCACTGGAACACTTCTTCGCCAATGGAGAGCTCAGTGAATGAGGAAATGGACACagaaaacaggagcagaacagaCCTTGCTCTCCCAGATCCACACGGGCCCTCCAGGTGGGTACaggctattatttttttctattcccaGTCACTTAGTGAACCAGAGATAGTAACAGTGCTAGGGAGAAGCCAAGTCATGAATTTAGGCATGGACCATCTGGTTTCATTAATATACTGGGTATGCAGAAGTTATCTGCTAGATGTTCTCAGTAGTTCTGTCTGGTTGATGGGGAGGGAGGTTTTTACTTAGTGTGTAAATTGGCAACAACTTAGGTGATTTTTCTAACAGAAGAGGCTCATATTCTTGGTATGAGGTAGGGGAGTCTTCACTGTCAATACAGATGTCTTGCCTCTGTATTTGATACGTGTTAAGGGACAGAAGCTTTTCAAAATGACCTTGAGCTTCTTTCTGGTTAGTCTTTGTGAATCTCAAGCTGCGGGATCCTGCCCCACGGTTTAGTGGGGAAACGTTCAAGGAGTGAAATCTGGTAGAGGTACATAATTTGGTTTTCCTTTGAATACCAACGATTAACACATGTTAAGACTTTCCTTTTGAAGAGTTTAGGAGAAGCTGAATCCAGAGCATTGGGAATCCATATTGGATTGAGTATCACTGCAAAATATTAAGCATACTCCAATGCTTTAAGAGAGACAGCATTTCCAAGTAGCCTCCTCTGAGGATGAAAACAGGAACAGAGATCAACAAACTCTTCAAAGCCATTCTTCCATGTACATGAAATTGAGTGTGTCATTGACaaaatatattcagatatatTTCTATGTTAAAAAGACTGAAAGATTCATAGGTAAACATGTCtatttgattgtttttatttttactcatcAGCATAgattaatggggaaaaaaacttgATGATAATTTTGGATTAAGAATAAGAAGACTTGGCatgatttttgttccattttgttCCATCTAATTACTTATGAGTTAGCTGATCTTGGCCCACTAACTTGGAcgctctaagcctcagtttcttgtaTTTTACAATGAAGATTTTAATTGCAGGattgctttgaaaaaataaacaagcgaAATCCTCCCTTCTGCCAGTTGAGAGTTTTGCAAAGGAAGTTAGAGAATTTTCTCATGACTGCAATTCCATTTAAACCCATCACAGCGTGCCTGAAATTGAACTTCCAAAAGTTCCTCTCCATGAGAACGTCTTACTGGAGaagcctgccccatccccaccacGCCAGACATGGCTAACTTTTTTGAAGAAGGAGCTGGAATTCCTGGGGGTGAGTGAGCCTCCTCCAACCTCAACCAGAGTAAAGACTGGCTCTAAGAAAGAGTATTTGGTGCCATCAACATAGCTTCCCCACCAGACTCATGGGGAGTGAGAAAAAATGGCAGATGAAGAGTTGATGCTCAATGGGCACTCAATGGGTTGGGCAGAAAGAAGCATTTCCTCATGATGACTAGGATAAGAATAGCAAATAGGATCTGCCAACTCTGGTCAGTTGGCAGGGAATTCATATCATACTGTGAAGGATTCATAATCTTTACCTTCACTAAGATGGAAAGAGCCAATATTGATGACCATCATTGAGTATGTAAATTAAAGGCACAGGAGAAATGTATTGGCTGTCCCTGGACTAGGTCATGCCTATATAAATTCTTAGTGTGGCCAGATGATGCTGGAAAATATCTCATTTGGATCCTTTCTCAGGACTACCTAAGATAGCAAAGCCATGTCTCATATCTGGCCTCAAGGATAAGAAAATTGATGTTATCTTAGGAAAGTATCTTCTTATTGCACAAAACGTATGTATTTTTCTACAGGTGACACAAATTCTGGTTGGTTTGATATGCCTTTATTTTGGAACGATTGTCTACTCCATGTTCGATATTTCAGAATCTGGTGGAGACgttttttcatcatttaaaacagGCTACCCATTCTGGGGAGCAGTATTTGTGAGTATATGTTTACAACTGTCTCTGAAACAACACTGTACATGGCTTTCCAGATCAGATATAACCAAATTTTTATtctagtatttagaatatataaatacattctaatatgtgtatgtaaatatatatatgtatttgtagtttacaaagcactttggGTTAAATATATTAGCATGCTTTCATCAGATAAGAAACCTGAGATCAATAAAAGTTAAATGAATTGCTCAAGGGACATTTAGCTAATAAAAATTCAACTTAAACTTTCAGAATCCAATTCCAGAAAACTTTCCCTAGCACTGTTCATCAGGAAGGTTATCTTAGTGAAGAGAGGGGGAAGAGACAGCTGAGGTGAGGGGAACATGCCTGAAAGACATTTGATGAACTTCTACTATGCTCTAGAAATTCATTTAGGTCCTTTCTTATTGTAGTTCTTTTAATCATTGTCCTATTTAGAGAAACTAGATGGCTGAATGAGATCACAAAGATATATAGCTTTATGGAGGAATAACTGACATACAGTAAGCAAGTTACACATACTTAAGGTGAACAATTTCCTAAATGTTGACACATGAATATACGTGTGAAAACATTAGCACATCAATGTAATGAATAAATTCATCACTGCCCAAAGTGTCCTTGTGTCCCTTGGTAATCACCCCTCCCTCCATTCCTTGTCTTCCCATCCTCAAGAAATCACTTGCTTTTTGTCACTCTAGATTAGTTGGCATTTTCTAgagttttgtataaatggaattatacagcatGGGCTCTCtactgtctggcttctttcactcagcatagttatttttgattgtttctttttttttttttttgtatcaacaGTTCATTCACAAGGATGCATTTTAACTCCATAAAAGGCTGCATTGGCTTGGCCCTCTGTCAGATACTTAGGTCTTGGGTCGCTTGTTCAGGACTTTCTTTGAATttttgccatattttatttaaaacttctCCCTGCTGTTTTTTCATTCCAAACACTTAGCTTATTAGAGATCTCTCAACTCATCACACAATCTGaatcttcaacattttttttttgagtttgtgCTATTGGTGTATATATGTTTCACCACGTACGTTTTCATAATTACTGTATGTCCATGTGATATATGTCAGACTCTAGAGACAGACCCATGATCCTTGTGCAAAGGGGCTGACTGCAACACACAAGATGCTCATACAATTACAATAAAATGAGAATAGCATGATAACATACTCACACACCAGATGCTGTGGGACCTTACTACACTTCATAGTGACCCATGGACCATCACCTGGGAGCCAGGTAGAAATGAAGAATTCCAGGCAGGACCTACTGAGTCTGCATTTTGACAAAGCCCGCATGTAATTCATATGTACATTTAATTCTGAGACGCTCTCTAcaggaaactaaaaaaataaaatgataaaaaatttaaaaataaaaataaataaaaattcaagaatAGCCTTATAGAATACCTAAACTTTACCTTCTATTTAGAGAATGGGGGTGAAAGGGACGCAGAGAAGAAGAGAGACTCactgtgcttttttcttttccctcctcccttttgGACAGTTTGCTATTTCtggatttttgtcatttatatctGAAAACAAACGTACAACATATCTGGTGAGTTGCATTCTATCTTAGTACAGCCTTTCAGaggtaaaaaaaagattaattttcaGAGTCTTGAAGGAGACATGTCATGTGTCTCTTATATTATGAGTAAATGTggatatgtgatttttttccaatcTACTTTTGTGTTGGATATAATCACTAAAAATATAATCATTAAAATACCCACTGTATCCCTTAAAAAGTAATACATGTATCACCTTGAcgcctgtttttttaattttttttatttttaatgttcccCACCcaggggggggaggtaattaggtttatttatgttttagaggaggtactggggattgaacccaggacctcatgcatgctaagcatgcgctttaccatttgagctatcccctccccctctaCCTTGACACCTGTTGAAAAAATATCCTCACACCACCTTTGTCCTTGTAAGCATAGTTCTGTGATCAAACAAATGatttgtttccaaataaggagTCTATTTAAAGAGAGACTATGAGTATCCACGTGGGTCTTCCTGAATGCAGTCCTAGCAAGAAAATTATAGACCCTTATTAAACAAGTATATTTTCAAGAGTTCcctttttaatctatattttgaATAAATGCAGAGTTTCCTGGCTATATCCAGCCCTGAAATGCAGATGGTTCGCTGAATGTTGTGGCAGGCGCAGGACCAGGTCTAAATGTTGTTGTCTGTCATCAGATACGAGGAAGTCTGGGAGCAAACACTGTCAGCAGCATAGCTGGGGGAACAGGAATCGTCATCCTGATCACCAACCTGAAAGCAAGCTCAGCTTATGTCCACAGTTGCCAGGAAAATGATCAGAGTAGCTTCTGCTCTGAGGCTTCTTTTTCCACTGTACGTATTTCTCGTGGGAAAGCTAAGAGTCTAGGTCCTCATCTAACTAAGGAAACCTCTTTTCCTTTCTATGAGTGTGATCCTTTCTTGCAACTCCTGTCAGAGAATGCTGCGTTCCTGAGTCTTATGTGCAGACATGGGGCAGCCCTAACCCCAGCTGAATTCCGCAAGGGTGGGTCCTCTGCTTTGAGTAACCATCTCCTGGTTTTCCCATGTGTGTGTCATTTTATAGAAACTGACCACGTAGAGGGTGAGGAAAACAGGGGCTACTGTAAGGGAGCACGCTTTGGGGACACCAACCTCATGACTCTACTTGTCTTTTTGGTTCTTCTTGGATGCTGCTCAACAGGAAATTGTGGCGATGATCCTGTTTCTCACCTTTCTGGGGTTCTGCAGTGCAGTGTCAGTCACAGCATACAGGATCGGAGAAGTACTGGAGCAGAGTAAGGTAAGCAGACCCTGATACCAAG is a window of Vicugna pacos chromosome 10, VicPac4, whole genome shotgun sequence DNA encoding:
- the MS4A2 gene encoding high affinity immunoglobulin epsilon receptor subunit beta, with translation MESSVNEEMDTENRSRTDLALPDPHGPSSVPEIELPKVPLHENVLLEKPAPSPPRQTWLTFLKKELEFLGVTQILVGLICLYFGTIVYSMFDISESGGDVFSSFKTGYPFWGAVFFAISGFLSFISENKRTTYLIRGSLGANTVSSIAGGTGIVILITNLKASSAYVHSCQENDQSSFCSEASFSTEIVAMILFLTFLGFCSAVSVTAYRIGEVLEQSKIPEDGLYEEVNIYSPIYSELEDRRETTSPADS